Below is a genomic region from Homo sapiens chromosome X, GRCh38.p14 Primary Assembly.
AGCGAACATTTCTCTCAGAATTGTCTGCTTCAGATCTTGAAGTCACGCAGTTGTGTCACAGTGATAAAGTTTCAAGTTATTCAATATACTTGAGCCCTCCCCGACTCGTTGAAAAGTTTCCTAACAAAGAAGAAACATTCAATGTGCCTGCATTCTATATGCATTACTATTGAAATCAGGATGGAGGTTTGCTAGGCATTGAGAAAGATGGTGAATAAGAGATGGGCCTACAGCGCCCAAAAGGAAGTTAAGCAATATTTGACTCAGGTCAGAATTTCTCAACTGAAGGTCTGAGTTTCAAGGTAATTCTTAAAGGGAATTGTAATTATAGCTTCGGGGTTTCAGTGGGGTGAAAGCAGCAATTTGTCTTACCAGCAAAATGAGTAAATCTATAGAAgttaatgtatttatgtataaacaaccaaaaagcactttgctcttcattttatatgttcttttattgaccttttcttcatatttctttaaaaaattttaattgtgataaaatatacaaaacataaaatttactgtgttaagcccttttttttttttttttttgacagagtctcgctctgtcgccaggttggagtgcagtggcatgatctcggctcaccgcaaactctgcctcccgggttcaagcaattctcctgcctcggccttccgagtagctgggactacaggtatgcgccactacatccagctaactttttgtatttttggtggagacaaggtttcaccatgttggccaggatagactcgatctcttgacctcatgatccacccaccttggcctcccaaagtgctgggattgcaggtgtgagccaccacgcccagcctgtcttAAGcctttttaagtatacagttcagtagtgttatgTACATTCTCGTTCCAGAGGGGAGGTGGGTAGAAGGTGATTGATTCATTGCTCATACCATTTTTCAGTAGGTATATCTTAAGTGCATATAGTTTATCATGAAATTGCGTTAGACCAATAACTTTTCTGATTATGAAAGCAATACATGCTCAtcacagaaaatacagaagaggaaaataacaaatgaaaattacCTAAAATCTTACCATTCAGAAAATGCCcctctttaaaattttgtgtatctcttttcagtcttttcacatgtaattcttaaataaaatttggatcaaattctatttttaaataacaccTTTATTCAGATGTAATTCACGCACCATACAGTTCAcctaaagtgtacaattcagtgttttttagtataCTCAGTTGTATAACCCATCACCACAAATAAATCTTGAGAAGATTTATGTGTGCCACCACCTCCCAAGAAAATCCCTGAACTTTATcagctgctcctcctccttcacCCCACTGCCCTTCTGCCCTACCCTACCTAGTCAACAactgatctattttctgtctctatagatttgcctgttttggacatttcatgtaaataaaatcatacaatatgtggacttttctgtctggctgcttctgctcagcataatgttttcaaggttcatccatgttgtaactgtatcaatacttcattccttttcatggcagaataatattctgttgtgtggataaatcacattttatttatccattcatcagttgatggacatttcgattatttcccatttttggctattgtgaataatactgctatgaacatttgtatacaagtttttgtgtggacatatgttttcatttctcttggatctgctgggtcatatgataactggtttattcatttatttattattatttttttttagacagagtcttgctgtgttgcccaggctggagtgcagtggcacgatcttggctcactgcaaactccgccttccaggttcatgccattctcctgcttcagcctcccaagtagctaggactacaggtgcccgccaccacacccggctaattttttgtatttttagtagagatggggtttcaccatgttagccaggatggtctcgatctcctgacctcgtgatctgcctgcctcggcctcccaaagtgctgggattacagggtgagtcaccatgcccggcccatatgTTAACTGTTTAGTCTTTTATATAGTTTTACATCTTGATTGTTTTTCACCTAACTTTATGACCATTTTTCCATGTCGTTAAATATTATCtaaatacatgatttttaaatggttatattACTGTATCCTAGGAGTGTGCCATATTTTTAACCATTCTCCATTTAACCATTTGAGGGCCTTCTAATTTCTCCTTAGAAGAAAATTCTTACATATGCAGTCTCCACATCTCTCATTTCCTTAAAGTAAATTTATGGAAGTAGAATTACTAAAAGGTCATTATGTTTTATGTCACTTGTCATATGGTGTCTGGGAAGACTGCGTGAATTCTCTCTCTAAACACTTCAGTGTTCTTAGCCTGTGTATGTTCGGTGGTGATTATTTAATATCAAGTGCTATAAAACAGAGCCCatggatttttgaaaagacacagtccctgccatCAAGATGCTTATGTTCACATTTAGACCAGACAGATAAATATAGATCCAAGGGTATTATATAGACAAGATTATGTACATTATGTGGAGGGAAAAAATAGACTGCATAGATAAAAGTAAACATTTGCCTGCCTAGGATGAAATTCACACAGACATAATCATTGAGCAACtctttacacttaaaaattttttaaaaattaacaaaaccaaaatgtAAGAACCAGTTAGTCTAAAGTCATAAATCATCTGGATCATTGAGTCTGAACCTTTCCCTTGTTCAGAAGACTCCTAAGGCAGCACAGTGTAGCCTGTTGGCTTTTGGGACCCGCAGACGTATCTCTAGCTGCTTTTCAACCTGTGCTGTCTCACATTTTCCTTAGATTGCTTGAGACATTAGCAAACCCTTTCTgtcttgtttctcttttattttcagaagagTACCACTTTAAAGATTATGAAATGAGCAAGTAGTTCAGTTATATAGCTGACTCTGGGGAAAAATTGTCTAGCACTGTTCAGCATTGCCATATTGATGCTGACACCGGCATGATTTCACCTCCAACATGACCACCGGATTCCGCCCAAATGGATTGACTAATCTAGAAAGATCATTGATTTGTAAAATTGGAGGTGGAAAAGCTATAGCAGATCCTCCGGCAAGCCTCTTAAGCAGATGTTATGTAGAGGCTCTGCaatgctgtttgtttgtttttcactcgTAGGAATTAAACTCTTGAGAGTAAACCATACCGTCACCTTAAAGATTCCATTTTCTAGCGTGTCGCATACATTTGTATTACATGACTCTTTCGGAAAACATTGCCTAGGTAACTGACAGAAAGTGCTATTTTAGTATCCAGAAGCTGCGACTAGCAACGGCAAACTTAAGAAAACtgaaacctcttttttctttgcagCTGTAAAGATGTCTGACAAGAACCAGATAGCTGCCAGAGCTTCTCTTATTGAGCAACTGATGTCCAAAAGGAATTTTGAGGATCTTGGCAACCACCTTACTGAGCTAGAAACAATTTATGTGACTAAGGAGCATCTCCAGGAGACAGATGTGGTCAGAGCTGTGTACAGAGTCCTCAAAAACTGCCCCTCTGTGGCTTTGAAAAAGAAAGCCAAGTGTTTGCTATCAAAGTGGAAAGCTGTTTATAAGCAGACTCACTCCAAAGCGAGGAACAGCCCTAAATTATTTCCTGTGAGgggtaataaagaagaaaattcaggaCCTTCTCATGACCCAAGTCAGAATGAGACACTGGGCATCTGCAGCTCGAATTCTCTGTCTTCCCAAGACGTTGCAAAACTCAGTGAAATGATTGTGCCTGAAAATAGAGCCATTCAATTGAAACCTAAGGAAGAGCATTTTGGGGATGGTGACCCTGAATCCACTGGCAAGAGATCGAGTGAGTTGCTGGATCCCACAACACCCATGAGAACTAAATGCATAGAGCTTCTTTACGCAGCTTTAACTAGTTCTTCCACAGATCAACCCAAAGCTGATTTGTGGCAAAACTTTGCAAGAGAAATTGAAGAGCATGTTTTTACCCTTTATTCAAAGaacatcaaaaaatataaaacttgcaTCAGAAGCAAAGTTGCCAATTTGAAGAACCCCAGAAATTCTCATTTACAACAAAACTTGCTCTCTGGGACCACGTCTCCACGAGAATTTGCTGAAATGACTGTCATGGAGATGGCAAATAAGGAACTGAAGCAGTTGAGAGCCTCCTACACGGAATCTTGTATCCAGGAACATTACCTTCCCCAAGTAATTGATGGCAcacagacaaataaaataaaatgcagacgCTGTGAGAAATACAATTGCAAAGTCACTGTAATTGACAGAGGAACACTTTTCCTTCCCAGCTGGGTGCGGAATTCAAACCCAGATGAACAAATGATGACTTACGTAATTTGTAACGAATGTGGGGAGCAGTGGTACCATAGCAAGTGGGTGTGCTGGTAACTGTAAATCAGTGTTCTCTTAACAGATAACCGGAGTGATACCTTTTATTTGTACAACccttttgtgcttttaaaaatcttatacaCACTACtctctaaaacagaaaaaggaggaaagaaagtcGTTAGCTGAAGCTGCCACCACCATCCC
It encodes:
- the TCEANC gene encoding transcription elongation factor A N-terminal and central domain-containing protein isoform 1 (isoform 1 is encoded by transcript variant 1), yielding MISAHRKLCLPGSSNSPASAFRVAGTTAVKMSDKNQIAARASLIEQLMSKRNFEDLGNHLTELETIYVTKEHLQETDVVRAVYRVLKNCPSVALKKKAKCLLSKWKAVYKQTHSKARNSPKLFPVRGNKEENSGPSHDPSQNETLGICSSNSLSSQDVAKLSEMIVPENRAIQLKPKEEHFGDGDPESTGKRSSELLDPTTPMRTKCIELLYAALTSSSTDQPKADLWQNFAREIEEHVFTLYSKNIKKYKTCIRSKVANLKNPRNSHLQQNLLSGTTSPREFAEMTVMEMANKELKQLRASYTESCIQEHYLPQVIDGTQTNKIKCRRCEKYNCKVTVIDRGTLFLPSWVRNSNPDEQMMTYVICNECGEQWYHSKWVCW
- the TCEANC gene encoding transcription elongation factor A N-terminal and central domain-containing protein isoform 2 (isoform 2 is encoded by transcript variant 2); the encoded protein is MSDKNQIAARASLIEQLMSKRNFEDLGNHLTELETIYVTKEHLQETDVVRAVYRVLKNCPSVALKKKAKCLLSKWKAVYKQTHSKARNSPKLFPVRGNKEENSGPSHDPSQNETLGICSSNSLSSQDVAKLSEMIVPENRAIQLKPKEEHFGDGDPESTGKRSSELLDPTTPMRTKCIELLYAALTSSSTDQPKADLWQNFAREIEEHVFTLYSKNIKKYKTCIRSKVANLKNPRNSHLQQNLLSGTTSPREFAEMTVMEMANKELKQLRASYTESCIQEHYLPQVIDGTQTNKIKCRRCEKYNCKVTVIDRGTLFLPSWVRNSNPDEQMMTYVICNECGEQWYHSKWVCW